From Arthrobacter sp. FW306-2-2C-D06B, a single genomic window includes:
- a CDS encoding SDR family oxidoreductase: protein MTDPGPVLVVGGTGMLGSQVVSRLLAGGKQVRALVRPGSDASRLEELGATITRGDMMDPESLVSAMDSVDAVITSAAGYTHHRQGDSPVIDTVGNTNLVHAASRAGVRRFVLTSILTCDQTPEVPHFWHKKLTEDRLEELGVPFVALRPGAFLEQITRFGDPFSEGRLTSFGSPSVPLTYVLASDLAGYLAAAVDASGVEGERIDIGWDRPVTMQDIADISGQMLGRQIELVLSPISPANPMAKDLGAMIDWFGTGRYVADTSRQREVFGPPPTAEDAVARLLTSLGHKLG, encoded by the coding sequence ATGACTGACCCAGGACCGGTGCTTGTGGTCGGCGGCACCGGGATGCTCGGCAGCCAGGTGGTGTCCAGGCTGTTAGCAGGAGGAAAGCAGGTCCGCGCCTTGGTGCGGCCCGGTTCGGACGCAAGCCGCCTCGAAGAGCTGGGGGCGACGATCACGCGGGGCGACATGATGGACCCGGAGTCGCTTGTGAGCGCCATGGACAGTGTTGACGCTGTGATCACCTCAGCGGCGGGATACACCCACCATCGGCAGGGTGACAGCCCCGTCATCGACACGGTGGGCAACACCAACCTCGTCCATGCCGCTAGCCGCGCCGGTGTTCGCCGATTTGTCCTCACGAGCATCCTCACTTGCGATCAGACCCCGGAGGTTCCGCACTTCTGGCACAAGAAACTGACCGAGGACCGCCTGGAAGAACTCGGGGTCCCGTTCGTGGCGCTTCGTCCGGGTGCTTTCCTTGAGCAGATCACCCGCTTCGGCGACCCGTTCAGCGAGGGGCGGCTCACGTCGTTCGGGTCCCCGAGCGTTCCCTTGACCTACGTTCTTGCCAGTGACCTCGCCGGATATCTCGCGGCGGCAGTAGACGCGAGCGGCGTCGAGGGAGAGCGCATCGACATCGGTTGGGACCGGCCGGTGACCATGCAGGACATCGCCGATATCTCTGGCCAAATGCTCGGCCGGCAGATTGAGCTCGTCCTCAGCCCGATCAGCCCGGCCAACCCGATGGCGAAGGACCTCGGGGCGATGATCGACTGGTTCGGCACCGGCCGCTACGTCGCGGATACCTCACGACAGCGCGAAGTCTTCGGCCCACCGCCAACCGCGGAGGACGCCGTCGCGCGCCTGCTCACCAGCCTCGGGCACAAGCTTGGCTAA
- a CDS encoding SRPBCC family protein, which yields MRKVEETIDVDVPVRTAYNQWTQFESFPRFMSGVESVTQLSDTTNHWVTKVGGVELAFDTEIVDQEPDDRIAWRSIDGKSHAGIIRFSPLDANHTHVKVHFEWAPETVMEKAGAALQIDEMQVKADLKKFKEFIESRGNETGGWRGEVEE from the coding sequence ATGCGGAAGGTTGAAGAAACGATTGACGTGGACGTCCCCGTCCGCACGGCTTACAACCAGTGGACGCAGTTTGAGTCGTTTCCCCGATTCATGTCCGGGGTGGAGTCCGTAACCCAGTTGAGCGACACGACCAACCATTGGGTCACCAAGGTAGGGGGCGTGGAACTGGCATTCGATACGGAAATAGTCGACCAGGAACCCGACGACCGGATTGCCTGGCGCAGTATTGACGGCAAGTCGCACGCTGGCATCATCAGGTTTTCGCCGCTGGACGCCAACCACACGCACGTCAAGGTCCATTTCGAATGGGCGCCGGAAACCGTCATGGAGAAGGCCGGAGCCGCACTCCAAATTGACGAGATGCAGGTGAAGGCTGACCTGAAGAAATTCAAGGAGTTCATAGAGTCGCGTGGAAACGAAACCGGAGGGTGGCGCGGCGAGGTGGAGGAGTAA